Genomic segment of Alligator mississippiensis isolate rAllMis1 chromosome 6, rAllMis1, whole genome shotgun sequence:
CATACGGGGTGAGACAAGGATGCTCCCGTTCACCACTATCTGTGCACGGCATGAAAccattagcacaaagaataagCAAAAATAAGGTCATAAGGGAAGTCAAGAtcctgggaggggggaggtaaATTGTGTCCTGTACATGGATGATATCAATGTAGTAGCTAgagagacatacaaaaaactagaactgggctaccaagtacacccctgtagctagagagagagacagactttGGATGGAAAGGGTGCTAAAACATACCTCAAAGTATGGAGAAGCGATGGGAGAGAAACTAAATAGATCAAAAAGCACAATAGACAATGCATTTAATGAGATTCCTTTGTTGCAAATTTAAGATGGGTTATTTTTCACCATGCTGATTGGGGTGGAAAAagccttgtcttatattcaaataaatacggTAGTCAGTGATCCCACCccgctccaaaaaaaaaaatcaaatgctgaGACTGCTGACACTATAAGTAGTCTCTTCAAAATCAAGTCCACTACTCACATGAGTAGGGTGAGCACGACCTGATCCGTGGGTGAAAGTTTTACCCTTGAACTTGGAGATGAAAGCATCCATATCCCATGTGCGGGCTTCCAGTCTCCCCAAAGCAAATTTAcatattacaaaaaaaccctcaaaaacccaaaccaaaacacaAACCCCAAGCCCTTGCAGTGCACAAATTAAGGCAATACCTAATTTGTCATCTGTAACAATATTTGCAGTCACAGATCAAACCTGGTGACCTCACTTGATTCAACTaaactttaattattttaaaatattgactCATGTAAATTGCTGCCGAGTTCATTTTGAATGCACATGCAATCTTTTGAGCAAACAACGACACTTTCACTCTCCTAGCTTTGTTATTGGACTATTTAGACATAGGAAGATGGCACATCACTAGAAGTATCCATAGGAGCATAGGAGATCAGGGTCCTGTTTTGTTAGCTGTGTTGTATCTACATAAGAGACACCTTAGTTCCCTGAACTGTTTACAGGGGGTACAGAGAGGTGCCTAAATCCAAACTTGCAATCCCCAAAACCTTGACATCAGCTGCCACTGGAGCGTCTCAGGTGCCCGTGCTGTACACAGCAGACAGCGCTGCCCCTTAGCTCATGGTAGCTGCGGCACAGATGGGCCATAAGCTGCCAGCAGACCGCTATCAGTAGCGGCAAAGAGCTCATCTCTGCCACAgcacctcctcctcttcctcgaCACAGGCTTTTCCCACGTGCGGTGGATCTTCTGCCACTGACAGTTCTACATTTCTTTCTGCTTCTGCATCATTGCACTTTCTGTGCAAGCCTCACCCCCTTTCCAAACCTCCTCAAGATCCTCCCAGATCAATATTCCTTCCCATTTGGAATGAAAGGGATATTGGTGTGCGTCTGCCTTAAAGCTGCTTTCCCCTCCAGGCTTTTTCTCTTCCATCTCCATCCCACAGGATACTTATGAGCAGCCGTCTTCCAACTTTTTTGCATTTTAGCATTAAAACCAGCCAACCTTTCGCCTTCAACCCAAACCTTCATACTTTTGGTATAATCACCCAGAACATAAcagcagggagagaacccagaGCTGCCTCTCCCAATGCACCGACCCCCTCCTATTTGAGCAAAAGCAGCAATTTTTTTAGCAGCATTAGGACTACGGCAAAGAGCTGAAAGGCTCTGGCCAGTAGAGGGCACTGgcgtacatgtgtgtgtgcacatgtgtgtgcacacacgcacgcactaGCATCAGTGTTTCTCTCTCTACTAAGCCAATTCAGACAGGGCATTCTTCTCCACCTGCTCTCATTTATGTGCAGCAAACCACATTGGAGGGCTTTCAGTGCAATTTCTGTTTTCCAGCAGGCCAGAAACTCTTCAGTAAAGATTCATGTTTGTGTCAGCACCCAGCACTAACAACGTTCTTCTCCTTTGAGTCAGACAACTCATACGTTGCCCTGGCTTTTCCTCTACAGTTAGGCATGCTGAAGGGCTGTTTCAGGAATGAACGGCATAGGATGGTGTTAAAACTAGTAGAAAAGTGCATCTGCTAGTAGCATCGAGATGCACACATGCCCAGCACCTTCCAAAAAAGAGATCACACATGGTTTGCTGATCAGATGGGTGCGGTAATTTCCCTAAATTATCACGATGCTACAAAAACACAATGTGTAAAATTAACTAGAAACTGCAAATGAAGCCAGTCTTCTCGCCTATGATGTTGAGTATCTGCAATGTCAAGCCCAGCTCAGTATCAAACCCCAAAACACAGGATGGTGTGAGAATGTGCTGTAACCGTGGAGGCTTCAACCCCTTATCATTTAGGGCTAATCACACTTTTTAAATAGCTTTGGTTCTAAAGTCCAATGTGCAATTTCCATTCCCTCTTTCCATCATTTGCCTCCCATGATTTCCAGGGGGCACAACATAGTTTTTACTTCCTGCCCTCATCTTTTGTGCCAGAGTAGAGCATGGTCTTGACTGCAAACTTCAatctccatccctccccactgTCCTTTCCCCAGGAATGATGGCATTTCAGGCACTGGTTGCATGATTTAATGTTCATGGTAAAACTAGAGCTCTGTGGATGAAAGGCACTATAGAAATGCAAATCATTTATTGTGACCTTTGCATGCTACTGTCAACCCTTAGACACATGCTGTCCTGATAACACAGGTGTGCCCCGTGGCTCTTCATTTCTCTGCAGCTAGCTGAGTGGGAAACAGGTCACACAAGAGAGGAAAGCCTTGACAGTATTTATAACTCGGGATTCTCCTATGGAAAAGGAATTTCCCATCTTTTTGGGTCTCTTTTTTTAGCACTTCAACTCTGTGCTGGCACATGATGTTTGCTTGAACTTTTATGTTCTTCTAGGTGCCCTTCTTTACAAAACCTAGCATTTAGGCTCTTCAGCCACAAGCCAAGAGGAGGAAAATATAACCCTCTTCAGTGAGTTATAGAAGTAAAGTGACTGCCCCAAAAGCTGGGAATAGAAACCAGGTGTCTGACAACTGCCCCGGTGCCTTATCACTGGCTCACCATACCTTCCTCATCCTTTTGCACTCTTAAGATCTCGTGCTAAAGCTTGCCTTCTCTGTTGCCAACCAACAACTGCTACACCGCCACATCAGTAgttcttaaaacatttttttttggttatgtATCCCTTTAAGTTTGCTATAGTGCCACGCTCTGCTTTGAGAATAAAGTAGTGCTGAGATATCATAGAGGAGTTggtccttctccttccctcctgcccccatactttcctttctccttcctccatttCACATGCTCTGTGGAAGCTGGCCTTATACATCCAGGGATTAGTCATATAATAGTTTAAAAAACACTGTGCTATGTGGGGGATGCTAGAAGGGGATGTTTTTGCTTATTATCAGTACTCCTAATAATGCATCCAGCATCATAGGCAGCAACAAGCCTTCATAGACTTTGAGCCCAGAGGTACCATTCTGCTCATCTCCTCCGTCTTGCACAAGTCAGAGAGTTTGACCTTGTGATCCCTGCCACCAGGCCATAGCTGCTGATTGAACTAGTGCAGCTCCTGTTAACCACCGCGGTCCTGATTTAAAGTCTTCAGGTGAGTCCATCACATCCTGATGCAAGTTGCTCCCCCACGCGAGCTGTTACCATCATTTGTTTCTAGCCTGACTTTGTCGGCTAAATTAAAGACCACTCTCCTGCTAGAAGACTCCTCCCCATGTAGCTAGGCCATAATCAAGTCCCTTCTGCACCTTTTCTCGGGTGAACTTTAGTCTCTCACCATGAGGCAGGGTTTCTATCCCTTCTATCATTATTGTAGCACTTGTCTTAATCCTCTCCAATTTGTcagcatcctttttgaagtgtgaaCACCAGAGATTGACAGAGTGCTCCAGTAAATGCTCTCACTGGTGCGCCGTGTGCCGTGGCTTCAATATCAGCGTCTACGTTTATCCAGCATTCCCCTGCTTATACATCCAAGTAACACATCCGCCGTCTTAGATACCGTGTTGCTCTAAGGGCTTAGGTTTACTTGATTATCCACCATGACTCAAAGTCCTTCTGAGTCACTGCTGTCTTGGAAATACAGTCCTCCATCCTAGGAGCGTGGCCTGTGTTTTTGCTCATCCAGATTCCTCTAAACAGTTCCTATTTACCACTCAACCCAGTTTGCAGTTAGCTTCACATGTTGCCTTCAAACAGTTATTCTTTTTGCTTAATGGGGATACAGGCAGCTTGGTGCCCTTAACATCCCGGTAACCATCCCTCTTTCCAAAGTCTACTTTCTTCACCTCCCTTTCTCCAAAGGGATAAAAACCTCAAGTCTGAGCTCACAAACCCCCACCTTTCCTTGCTCTCCCCTTCTTCCCTCGCCCCAAGCCTGGTGGGATGCCAACATTGACCATGCCAGTTTgtagtggagggggagaggggcagggcgtGTGCTTGACCAAAAGAAACCCCCAAAACTTACACAGACATTGATGGCACACAAATACAAGTATATGGGTGAAGAGTTTCAGGATGAAGATTGCAGCCTGTGAAACTGGAAATGCTAAAAGCAACACCAGTAAGAgtcagggagggcaggggttgAGGATGGGGAAGGTTGTACACTTCAAATACTGTACTAAAAGGCTGCActtcatacaaaaaaaaaaagtacacatACATCACATAGAGCCATCTGTTCATTTAATTTCTGCAGTATTGCACTGAAATTTGTTAGTCGTGGGGGGGTGTTAAAGGAAGGGGAAGAGCCATGCAGTTTAAAAACCCTAATTATAGAGTTATTCCATAAGCAAAGATAATTAGGAAAATGTATCATTTATGATTTGCTCAGAAGTATAGCAGCCTGTTTAGACACAGGTACATGTATAGCACATGCCTAGGCACCCAAGCCCCCAAACGAAGAAGAGACGAGGCATTAAGTTATAATTGCTTTTGGAAAGGAGTGAGCGGTACACTCCCAGccagaggcaaaagagggaagtAGCACTTTGGAATAGGGAGCTACTTTGGGcaaatccataattaaaatgtgcttaaaagaaaaagaaaaatattcttacCATGAAATGGCTCCAGTTCACCACTGTCAGGCACCTTGCATGTAGCGGTTTCGGCCAGGAATATCCTTTGTGTTCAAGGCTTGTAGGTGATGTGTCGCACTACTGGACTGTGGCACTCAGACGCTGCTGTGGCACAGGGAGACCCACACACCAGGACGAAGCAGGGATAAGCAGTGTCATCCTAAATTTCCAAAGTATTTCACACTCACTTTGCAGATGCACAAGATGCAGTCTATTGGTGAACAAGGGCCAAAAgatttttttaggattttttttgtcaaagCCCCAGGCAAAAAAAAGCCTCCCCCTTCCAATGTCCCCACCTCTCACCTTTGACTTTACACATACAGATTAAAGCATGTTACTCATCTTCAGTTTTGCTATGTAGTGGTAATGGAAGAGGTTTCATATACCTGGATGGAAATACCAGTTGGGAAGCACAGTCGAGGCTGGCTGAAGAGTTTACTTTTACGGGTGTTAGGCTGGGGCACGGTAGTTGAGAGTGGGGTAGGGAGGAGGTCTGAAGTTTTGGAGTATCATTTGGGGAGCTTGTTATTTCTTATCTGTGGGTTGCTTGTCCATTTCTGTAAGCTACTTTGAACCTTTTAGGATAGGGCAGGTATACATCTAAATAGATAAATAGCAACAGCATTGTTCCATCCTAGCCCTGCAAACAGGTTTGCTTAACTCCAGAGCTGCGATTCTCAGCCCGGATCCTGTTGCAcccttgagatccttccaagggtgctaTCAGATGCCACAAAACATTAGTGCTACAAGGTGTACAAACAGgattaacccagagatttcaaataggaatccataatattaaaaaaaaatttgacCCGTCGAAGTCTTTTTAAGCTCTCTGCAACACAAGgattctctattatttttctgtagtgaaaaaaatgagtgaaaacaaagagcttgCATTTTCCACGGGATGTCTCGAGTCAATCAAGAGCTGCTTTGAGTCTAAAGAGGCTGAGAATCCCCATTTTAGATGTACAGGTAGACCCTTGACTTCGGTGGGGCTGTTCCCTGGGGAGAGGGGTAGGGTTAAGCAGGGGTGTATGACCGTAATCATATGAGGCTGCAACATCCTAAATGCCACATAGTAGGGtcttaggttgtagccgtgttggtctaaggatataggcagacaaggttccttgggtgaatttgatatcttttattagaccaacccaataATTAGACCATAGTAGGGTCAGCatcatacctagactcctggtggccccaggtgaACTGTTAGTATAGAGCCCCCCTTCGCTAGAGATAAtgatattaaataataatttttttaattaccatttttgggttccctttctgtccaggcctcGGGTGGCTGCTCGGTTTGttcctgcctgtgtctggccctgagTAGGGTCTCCCCAAGTCCAGCATCAGGCCCTGTCCCTACCCTAGCTTGCCCGGTTGCTTGGATCTCACCAGCTAGAGGCCTTGAGGAAGCTTGCACTTGGATCAGCATGTCCCTCCTTCCACTCCCACCCCTGATGCCTTCATTGGTCCAGCACCAACACAGCTGCATTAACCTGGCAATCAAGATATATAAACCAGGTCTTACTATCTGGCTTAAAGGACTTTTCTACTACCTGTGCAGCAAATACCAACTCATATAGCAAACCCCGCTCCTAGTCCTATCCCTATTCCAAGCCCTCACACAACCTCTCCTCATCACTAAGCACTTCAACACCTGGGAAGCCGCTAATTCATCCCAGGTGGGGCCGTTACCCAGCTCCATGCAACACACTGACTTAATGCATGGATCAACTACTTGGTTTTGCCATGGAGTTGCTCTGAGTCCCACACTTTCAATGGATGGTACTTAGGTCCCAAAATATCTTGAAGAGCTTGGTCCTAAGTGATCTTCCATGAATCTTCCCCTGCTTTCCAGCTCTCTTTTCTAATGTGCTGTGGACTTTAAATTTAGGTCCTGCTTCTGCAAAGGTTTAGGCACATGCTTGTAATACCAGGCTCACGGATAAGCCTTTATAAAATGAGGGCCTTGAAAGACAAATGATATTGCTGCAGTTAGGGACCCTAGAGCACAGCATATAATGCAGAGATGGTTTTTACTTCCAGGATTGAGGGATCAGGTTTTACTGTGCAGGGTATTCACAGAGGGTTGAAGGATTAAGTCAAAATTACTGCAGAGGAGTGACTTAAGGAGCTGCAGGTGAACACAATGGAGTAGAGATGGGGAGCTCAGTTTAGGAGCTGGAGTGGCGGCCTGCAGCTTGTTGTCAGTCACAGAAAAATGCATTGAGACTTAACCCATTGGTCCTGTTAAACACACAGGACTAGGCTTTTCAAACAAGGATGCTTAAAATTAAGCTCCTAACCTCCTGATTCGACACAAAGAAGTGGTCTGATTTCCAGAAATGCTGAGTGAACAGAGGTCCAAGCTGACATGCAGAGCCCTTATCTTGCAACGAGTTCTGGGTGTGCAAATTCCTTTGGCCCTGTTGGCTTCACTAGGGTTTGGTGTGGGGGTTCCCATCCAGACACCTCCAACAAGAAAGGGGTCCTGGGCTGCAGCTCTACTGTTTTCAGCCCCTCTGGAAAAATCAGACACTTTTAGGTCAGCAGTATTGATTTAGGAGCCTGACTTTGTGTGCCTATGTTTGAAAGCTACAGCCAGAGTGTTCAgtttggttaaaaataaaaattcagtgCTTTTGGAGAGAAAGAACTATTGcaagtggcagatgacagagacTTCCCACGTGCCTTCAAATTCAGGGCTCCATCCTCAAAACACCCGCTTGACTCTTCCAGCCCATCCCAGCAAACATCTCTGCAGACTGCACTGAAGGTCCAGTTCATTTGGTTTAAAACAGCCTTAATCAGCCTCTAAACTATCCCCAAAGTTTCCAGCAAACATTTGTGTTGCTGTTAGTTTTACTCCTTCTCTAAAGGATTGGTCCCCTAAGTAATCACAGGGAGGAAAGATAGTCTGAGCAATTTTTAGCCAGGACTGGAATGTAAGGGTTTAGGTTTAATACTTCATTTAGCTGTGAAATCTCTTTCTGTCATGAAGCAAGTCgctcatctttctttcttttgtctcATGTTGATGAATAACTGGAGAATACAACTTCCCTCCCTCAGACTAGTTTAAGAATAAAAGTTCATTAGTGGTTACGTGCTCTGTTCCTATCATAAGGGTCATTTATCTGCCTAAATAGGCTTCAGTTGAACTTTGTAAAAAACAGGATTATTTCTCCCCCCCAAGGTTTGATCCAATTTTATCAACATTTCAAATGTCAGCACCAGAGAAGAAATTTTTTGATAAAAGACGAtattgtttttcttctctttcatcaCTTGATGGATGATCATCTATGCTAAGAAAAACACCTATTTCTGCTACTGGCCCCCACGATCAGCCATGGATCATTTCCCTGCTGTAGACAAAGCTTTTGCTTCATtttgctatatatatatacatatatacacatatccaTATATCCATATCTCCAAagatatacctatatatatagaaatatagatATAGCTAGGGATATAGGAATATATGGATATGtgtatagatctatatatagatatagctatctctatatgtagatatatctatatagagagagatatttgtatatatatacaaatatacatgcatatatatacacttatatatatatatgtatgtatatttgtgtgtatatatgtatatatttgtagaTCCAAATGTCCAGAGAGATATAtttgtgcgtgtgtatatgtgtgtatatatacatacacacatacacgtatgtgtgtgtgtatatatacacacacacataatacacacacataatatatatacacacatatgtacacatacatacatatatatatacatacatgcatacatctatatacgtatatgtatatgtgtgtatatatatgtatatatttgtagaTCCAAATGTCTTCTCTTTATTTTAAGCACATATCTTAGAATAATTCTTTGCCCTCCATTAATGCATTTTCATCCAAGTGATTTTCAGCTCTCCCTTTTGGATGTGCATTATCTATGTTAGATTTCTCTCTTTCATGTAGATCCTTGGAACAGAACTGTGTCAAAGATGAAATTTCTCTTCTGGTGGAACAGGAATACTTGAGCCTTACACAGGAGACCATTAATGAGACAGAAATGCAAGGTTTAAAGGAAGGCAAGAAAACAGACTTTACCTTAAGTCAGACAGCTTCAAACAGCAGCCTGATTCCACCTTCCAACAGGGACCAGTTACTAGATGAAACAGAAGGAGTGGAAAGTGTGTACAAAGCCATGATTGGAAgcaaagaaagggagaggaagcTAAGAGCTCTCTGTGATGCACAGCTGTCTACAAAAGCCACCATCGCAGAGAGTTCACGCCTTGCAAAATGCAGCAGCAAGAACTCAAGAGGGGTGGACAATGGCATCACTAACATAGAAGCGTCTAACCTAGAGATCAGTAAGTTACTGGTGCAGTTTCCAGTGAAGCACACGGAGACCGCCAAAGCTCCCGACAAGCAGCTAGTGGCAGAGAAAGCCAAGACGGTCAAGGACTTCCTACAAAATAGCAAACTCAGCTCCCTTGGCCAGAAGGAGAGCGCAGCAGCAACCCCTTTAACCACCACAACCGCGGAAAGTCAAGCTCCAGGACAGAAGAAGCAGATCCTAGGGCTTTCCAAGATCTGCCCGAAGACCAACCCTGACTTAGTGACTGAGGCGCTACAGACTCCAGGTATGTATCATGAGATGGTGGGTGAATGGGATTTAGGAACGATgggcaaaaataaaacaaataaggaGCTGTTTAGAGGGAGAGGCCATGAACAAGTGTGGCCGTATAGTGGTGTCCTTCCAAAGCCTTGTATACCCGATTAGCtctgtggttctcaactttttccaTACTGGGACTTTGTATTTCCTGTCAGACCTGATCTCCCTctctcatcttgctgggatcaacCCAGGATCCTTCTCCCAAGTAGTAATATTGCAGGTTCAGAATGGCCATGACTATCAAGCTCTGAATGCATGGATTAACTAAATCCTTTTCAAAGAAGCCAGTATGAAATGCTGTTTAAAACAATTCCCCGCTGAATATCTACTGCATTCGTGCCATTTTGTTTAGCGATAAACctggcaggtctccttctctttGTATAACATCAAAGGGATGCTTTAACTTCATGGGCTACACTGGGATAAACAAAGTGATGGATAAATGATAATGAATGATGAATAATGTAGTCCCGTGTCGAAGAAAGTCAACAGGCCCTTCCATTCACCCCATGTTGCGTTAGCTTGAACTCCTTGAAAGGCTCAGCTAACCTCCTGGGCCAGTATTTTCCAGAAATGGTTACAGTCTTTTGGaaattattgtattttaaaatgactcTCCAACCTGAGACAGTCTCTTTTATTGGAAcgtgctgaaaaaaaaaaaaatcaatcctttTGCATGACTCAGGACAGGCAAAACCAGTTATGTTTGCACCttgcttttccattttcaaaatcttGGGCCAGCTGTATCACGACTCAGAGATGCTCAAAAATTAACACGAACAAAACTCCACTTGTTTGTTTCCTAACCCCAAGAAGGGTTTTCAACTTGGAGCAAAGTTTCTTGATTTGGGGGCAAAAGGGGCTGTTCTGCTCTTACTTTAAATGAGCAATTTCATTCATACCTATGACTCAGACAATTAAATTGTCTGATCCAGGTCTTCTAAGGTCAGAGTTTAATGGTCTGACAAGTGAGTTTGAATTGCAAATTCTTGAATCTGGGTCTCAGCACTGCAGGGCTGTAGCCAGGAGAAGTAGCTGAGACCTTAAGCAGATTGTGTTTATGGGTGAAGCACAACCTGTTTAATTGGAGCAATCGGCAGTTGAGCATAGAAAAGTGCAGCGTGTCTGTTAACAATGTGTTTAACCTCATTTTGTTTTACAGTAACTACCGCACCACCAGACAAAAACAGCTTTAAATACAGTGGAAGCATTTTCGCACCACGTTTTCCTACCAATTCAACAACTGCGACGTTAAACCACCCTTTTTGGCTTAACCTTAACTTTCCTCCACCTCCCATCTTTCCAAACCATTCGGGTTTCCCACAGTTCCAggtaatacaaaaataaaaataccccTTTCCTTTTTCTGGCTGTGTGAGGTCTGGGATATACTGCAGTCTGCACTGACAAAGCTGTGGTTCTAGCTGCCATTGCTTTGAAACCTACCTTGTGATTTGTGGTGTAGAAACTAGACCGATGTCCAGCTATGAACACTAAAACAAAAAGTGAATTTGTGAGGCAAAAAACAT
This window contains:
- the C6H1orf94 gene encoding uncharacterized protein C1orf94 homolog, whose product is MPTGENGPQGPTVSPKGPFPLGPFPRHIWIHHNTPQDSLDKACHDIWKRVQGLSEDLQPTSPLFLQPTCPPEPPETLRASQESLEQNCVKDEISLLVEQEYLSLTQETINETEMQGLKEGKKTDFTLSQTASNSSLIPPSNRDQLLDETEGVESVYKAMIGSKERERKLRALCDAQLSTKATIAESSRLAKCSSKNSRGVDNGITNIEASNLEISKLLVQFPVKHTETAKAPDKQLVAEKAKTVKDFLQNSKLSSLGQKESAAATPLTTTTAESQAPGQKKQILGLSKICPKTNPDLVTEALQTPVTTAPPDKNSFKYSGSIFAPRFPTNSTTATLNHPFWLNLNFPPPPIFPNHSGFPQFQGLYHQRVRMPYQQTIHPSLGCYSRQVTPYNPQHLFRSPYTPLLNYVPLVHPNYSYQQRNLLKPSSNVRDPPAMAGDGPQYQFPHLYGFNSTLGGSLRTNPYFSSVSGINF